GATACGACGAAATTCGTGCGCTCCTCCATCGAGAAGGTCGTTGACACACTCCTCGAGGCCGTTGGCCTCGTGGTGCTTGTCGTCATCCTGTTCCTGCAGACCTGGCGCGCTTCGATCATTCCGCTGATCGCCGTTCCGGTCTCGATCATCGGCACCTTCGCCGTCATGTATGCCTTCGGCTTCTCCATCAACGCCTTGACCCTGTTCGGCCTTGTGCTGGCCATCGGCATCGTGGTGGATGACGCGATCGTGGTCGTCGAAAACGTCGAGCGAAACATTGAAAACGGGCTCTCGCCGCGTGACGCCACCTACAAGGCCATGCGCGAAGTGTCCGGCCCGATCATCGCGATTGCGCTGGTTCTGGTCGCCGTCTTCGTGCCGCTCGCCTTCATCTCCGGCCTGTCCGGGCAGTTCTACCGGCAGTTCGCGTTGACGATCGCCATCTCCACCGTCATTTCGGCGATCAACTCGCTGACGCTGTCGCCCGCCCTTGCGGCCCTGCTGCTGAAGGAACACGGCGCGCCGAAAGACTGGCTGACCCGCTTCATGGACAAAATCCTCGGCTGGTTCTTCCGCGGCTTCAACCGTGCCTTCGGCGCCGCGTCGAATGGCTACGGCAAGACCGTCGGCGGGCTGGTGACGCGCAAGAGCCTTGTCATGATCGTCTATATGGCGCTGGTGGCCGCCACCTACGGCATGTTCACGACGGTGCCGAGCGGCTTCGTGCCGGCGCAGGACAAGCAATACCTGATCGGTTTTGCCCAGCTTCCCGATGGCGCAACGCTTGACCGCACGGAAAACGTCATCAAGCGCATGAGCGACATCGCCCTGGAAACCCCGGGTGTGAGCCACGCCATCGCCTTCCCCGGCCTGTCGATCAACGGCTTCACCATTGGCTCCAATTCCGGCATCGTCTTTGCGGTTCTCGACGACTTCGAGAAGCGCAAGACGCCGGAACTGTCAGGTAATGCCATCGCCATGCAGCTGAACCAGAAATATGCGGGCATTCAGGATGCCTTCATCGCCATGTTCCCGCCGCCGCCGGTCAACGGTCTCGGCCAGACGGGCGGCTTCAAGCTGCAGATCGAAGACCGCGCCGGCTACGGCTACCAGACGCTCGATGAAGCAACCAAAGCGGTGATCGGCAAGGCCTATCAGACGCCGGAGCTGGCGGGCATCTTCTCCAGCTACCAGATCAACGTGCCGCAGCTCTTCGCTGATCTCGACCGTGCCAAGGCCGAGCAGCTGGGTGTCTCCGTCAGCGACGTGTTCCAGACGCTGCAGATTTATCTCGGTTCGCTTTATGTCAACGACTTCAATGCCTTCGGACGGACATACAGCGTTCGGGTGCAGGCAGATTCGCAGTTCCGCGCCCATGCGGAAGATATCGGCCGCCTGAAGGTTCGCTCCGCAACCGGCCAGATGATCCCGCTTTCGACGCTGCTGAAGGTGGATGCGACGACAGGACCGGAGCGCACCAACCGTTATAACGGCTTCCTTGCGGCCGATATCAACGGTGGTCCGGCACCGGGCTTCTCATCCGGACAGGCACAGGCAGCCATGGAGAAAATCCTCGCTGAAACCCTGCCCGCGGGCGTGGACTATGAGTGGACGGACCTGACCTACCAGCAGATCCTCGCCGGCAATTCCAGCATCGTGGTTTTCCCGCTGGCGCTGCTGCTTGTCTATCTCGTGCTGGCTGCGCAATATGAAAGCCTCACTTTGCCGATCGCGATCATCCTGATCGTCCCGCTCGGTGTACTTGCGGCCCTCACAGGCGTCTGGCTGACAGGAGGGGACAACAACATCTTTACGCAGATCGGCCTTGTCGTCCTTGTGGGTCTTTCGGCGAAGAACGCGATCCTGATCGTGGAATTCGCCCGGGAGCTGGAATTTGAAGGACGAACGCCGCTTCAGGCGGCCATCGAGGCAAGCCGGCTTCGTCTTCGCCCGATCCTGATGACCTCGCTCGCCTTCATCATGGGCGTGGTGCCGCTGGTCATCTCCACCGGTGCGGGCGCTGAAATGCGCGCCGCCATGGGTGTGGCGGTGTTCTCCGGCATGATCGGCGTGACGTTCTTCGGCATCTTCATGACACCGGTTTTCTATGTGCTGGTGCGCAAGCTGGCGGGCAACCGCCCGCTCATCCAGCACAAGCAGGAAGAACCGGCCAATTCGGACTACAAGCTCGAAAAGGCCGGCTGAAACCTAACCTCCCATCCACCGCCACCTTCGACGCAAGCCCGCCGCGCATCATCAGATGCGCGGCGTTTTTTATGGACGAAAATGTCTATGCGGCTCCCCTGAAATTGAATCAGTTTCAAATGCTTAACTGGAATAACCACCTATATTGCGCCGCAATAGAACTGCCAAAAAGCAATATAGCTTCACAGAGTAACGAACCACCAAAGAAACAACGCTATTTTATGCTTTGAATTTTATGGTAACTTTCAAGAACTGGGTGATTCGGACTAAATGATTTAGTTCAGGGGCGACATGATGGAGCAGGACTACGAAAATTGGGCAACAACCGTTGCCTATTCGATAGTGATGCATGAGGGTCTTGATCTCGCGCTTGCCGCGCAAAATCTCGACCGGTGCAAGACCAGAAACAATCGAGAGCGACTGATGGAAGCCATTCGCAGGTCATTGCTGGAGGCGCGCTCGCGCAACCACATGGCGGCGACGCAGCGGCTTTAACCCGGCCCGGCCTGGGCCTCGGCCAGCGACGTGCCATGTCGTGGCGGGATCAGGCCTGAAGCAGATCGGTCCGGACCGCGGCTTTCAGCGGCAGGTGATCGGAAGCGACGCGCGCCAGCGCGCTGTCATGCGCCTCCACCTGCTCGACCAGACCTTCCCGATTGGCGATGATCCTGTCGAGCGCCAGCACCGGCAGGTTGGAGGGAAAACTCGGCACCGCCGGCGGCAATGCGCCGAAAGCGTCCCGAAACGTGTTGAGCGACGAGCCGTTGCCGAGGCGCCATTCGTTGAGGTCTCCCATGAGGACGGTCGCGCATTCGTTGCGCGCTTCCAGCAGCCCGATCAGCGCCTTCGCCTGCTGGGCGCGGGAATGGCGCAGCAGGCCGAAATGGGCGGCGATGACCCGCAGCGTGCCGCCGCTTTTCAGATCCAGCTCCACGACAAGCGCGCCGCGCGGCTCCAGCCCCGGCAGTTTCAGCGTATGCACGTCCCTGACGGCACCTTCCCTGAACAGCACGACATTGCCATGCCAGCCATGCGCCTTCACCCCTGCCTGCACCGGCACGGGAATGAGGCCGCTTTCCCGCTCCAGCCGGGCAAGATCGAGCAGGCCGGTGCGCTCACCAAAGCGACTGTCGGCCTCCTGAAGGGCAATGATATCAGCGCCGATTTCCTGAATGACGCGGCTGGTGCGATCAGGGTCAAACTTGCGATCGCGGCCGACACATTTATGCACATTGTAGGAAGCGATGACGGGGAAGGAATGATCTTTCGCCGCCTGCACCGCTTTCTGCCGCTGACGATGGTCGCGCAGCGACTGCATGACGAAGGCGGGCAAACTGCTATTTGCCGCCAGGGCCGTTTTTTCGCTGTTCAGCAAACCGTTTTTCTTCACGCGTCAATGTCTCCGCACATCCAAGGCTCTAAAGATAGGGCGAAGCGAGCCACAGGACACGCTCCACGAAACGAACAACGAATGGGCGCGCATTCAGTTCGCTGAGCCGCACCGGCAAGGCGGTCGCACGCGCATCCCGGATGCGCTCCCCGATCACCCCGGCAAACGCCTCATCCATAACTTCGAGATCGATCTCGAAGTTCAGTCGCAGCGAGCGTGGATCGAGATTGGAGGAGCCGATATAGGTCCAGCGCTCGTCGATCACCAGAAGCTTGGAATGATTGAAAGCCCCCGTCGCCCGCCAGATGCGGCAATAATTCTTCAGCATCTGGTCGAACTGCGCCGTCATCGCCCTGTCCACAAGCACCAGATTGTTGCTTTTGGGCACGATGATATCGACCACCACTCCCCGCCTTGCTGCGGTTATGAGTGCCGAAATAAGCTCCCGATCGGGGAGAAAATAGGGCGACATGATAAGAATGGAGGAACGGGCGACGGAAAACGCACCCATCAGCATCTTGTGACTGGTCTCGATGCTCTTATCCGGCCCCGAGGAGGAAACCCGGGCGACGATCTGCGAACCCGGCACCCCGTCGGGAATGGCAATATCCCAGACCGGGGTGTCCAGACGCTCTTTCGTGGTGAAACGCCAGTCCTCCGCCGCAATGGAGAAAAAATCCGAAACCACCGGCCCGGTAATCTTGAAATGGGTATCGTGCGACTGCTTCTCGCCACCGAATTCCAGCGTGAAACCCTCGCGGATATTCATGCCGCCGCTAAAGGCGATGCGTCCGTCCACCACCAGTATCTTGCGGTGGGTGCGCAGATTGGCATAGGGCAACCGCAGCCCCATGATGACATTGCCATTGAAGACATCGGCGATGATGCCCCTGTCCCGGAGCGTCGGCAGGATGCTGGGCACGGAATATCGCGCCCCCACCGCATCGATGAGCACCCTCACTTCCACGCCACGCAGTTTTGCCTGCTCGAGCGCCGAAACGAAGCGGGCGCCGATCCTGTCATTGTCGAAAATATATGTTTCGAGAATGATCGAGCGCTTCGCCTCCCCGATCGCCTCCAGCATGGCGGCATAGGCGACGTCACCCGTCACCAGCGGTTCGATGGTGTTGCCGGTCGTCAGCGCGTGGCGTGTCACCCGGTCACCCAGCGTCTTCATCGCTTCAAAACGACGGCCAAACCGCGTGGCAACCAGTTCTGCGTCCGCATCGAAACGCGCCACGCGATCCATGATCTCGTCCTGCATGAAGGACCGCTGCTGCGTGATGTTCGACCGACGAATGCGGTTGATGCCGGCAATGGCATAGATGACCGCGCCGACGATGGGCGACAGCACGATGACGCCAACCCAGCCCAGTGCGGAACGGACCTCCTCCTTCGTCATCGTGGCATGCACGGCCGCCACGGTTCCCATCAAAATGGAAAGGACGGCAAGGATATGAGGCCAATAGGCAATGACGAGATCGAGCATATTACAACTATAGGGCATCAGACCCAAAAGTGTAGCGTGCTTTTCGGAGGACCCGACACGCCAATAAAAGGCACCTCGCCTCCCGCAATGACGGGAAGGCAATCCGGCAGCGCAGGAAAGCCCGGCCCCGCCCTTCCTTTTGCGGGACAGACCCTTGCGGGATTAACGGTGGAAACCGGCCTTGCGATATGTCATGAGAGCGCATCTTGATCTCTAGGCAGGGGCACTTGCGCGCTTCTGCGACATTTGAAAGCAAGAAGGCCGTGATGCAGGAAAATACACAGGGCGCCGTCATCGTCATTTCCAGCCACGTCATGCGTGGATCGGTCGGCAATCGCGCCGCGGTCTTCGCGCTGGAAACCCTTGGTTATCCGGTATGGGCAGTGCCCACCATCGTCATGCCCTGGCATCCCGGCCATGGCCCGTCCACGCGGATGCGCTTTCAGGACGATGACTTCGACAAGGCCATGACCGACCTTGAGAACGCCAAATGGGTCGGCGAGGTCAAGGCTGTACTGACCGGTTATTTCGGAAGCGCGTCACAGGTGCGCTCCGTCGCAAGGCTGATCCGCAATCTGAAGGAAAAGAACCCGGGGCTTATTTATGCCTGCGATCCGGTCATGGGCGATCTGGGCGGGCTTTACATTCCCCTTGAGACCGCCGAAGCCATCCGCGACCACCTCATTCCCCTTGCGACCGTCGCGACACCGAACCGCTACGAACTGGCGTGGATGAGCGGCGCCGAGCTTGAAACCAACAACGCCATCATGGATGCGGCGCTCGCACTCGGCCCGCCGAAAATGCTGGTCACCTCGGCCGTGCCGATGATGGCGGGCGGTACCGGCAATCTTTACCTCAGCGGCCGGCACGCCCTTCTGGCCGAACACCGCGCCATCGAGAATGCGCCGAACGGACTTGGCGACCTGATGTCGGCGCTGTTCCTCGCCCGCCTGCTGGAAGGCCTGGATGATGAAAAGGCGCTGCAACTGGCCACCGCCAGCGTGTTCGAAATTCTGGCGCGCACGAAAAAACGCGAGATGAACGAGCTGACGCTGGAGACCGATTCTTCAAGTCTTTCCACACCCATGGCCATGGTGCAGATGCGTCATCTCTTGCATCCTTCACGCAGCAAGCGCAAATAGCGGCTAGAGCATTTCCAGGAAAAGCGGCCCTCGGTTTTCCATCCGGAAATGCGGCAACAGGAAGTTGGAGCGGTTTCGCGGTTCGAAGAAAAGCGAAAATGCTCTAAAGGATTGGTCTTCAACGCGCCAGGTTCGCCCCGTGATCTTGGTCCAAGCATAACGGTACTGCGATAGATGAAAGATTTTCCGGAAACTCTTCTGAACGGCTACAAGAACTTCATGAGCGGCCGCTATGTCGATGAGCGCGAAAGATATCGCGTTCTGGCCGATACCGGACAGAAACCGCAGACCCTGTTCATTGCCTGTTGTGACTCCCGTTCAGCGCCGGAAACCATTTTCGATTGCGGACCGGGAGAGCTTTTCGTCGTCCGCAACGTTGCCAACATGGTGCCGCCTTTCGAGCCGGACGGGCAATACCACGCCACGTCGGCGGCCATCGAATATGCCGTGCAGGTTCTGAAGGTGAAAGACATCGTCGTCATGGGCCACGGCCGCTGTGGCGGCATTCAGGCGGCCCTCGACCCCAATCTCGAGCCGCTGTCACCCGGTGACTTCATCGGCAAATGGATGAACATGGTCAAATCTGCGGCCGAACAAATCCAGAGCAACGACGTCATGACCGCCTCCGAGCGCCAGACCGCGCTGGAACGCGTCTCCATCCGTAACTCCATCGCCAATCTGCGCGGTTTCCCCTTCGTCAAGGCGCAGGAGACCGCCGGCAAGGTCAAGCTGCACGGCGCGTGGTTCGATATTTCGACCGGCGAATTGTGGGTGATGGACGGCAAAACGGGCGACTTTCGCCGCCCGGATCTGTGATTTAGACGCGTAGTCGCCGCCAATAATATTCAACTTCGTCACCCCGGACTTGGTCCGGGGTCCAGTGCGATCAAGTCTTTGATCGCGTAAGGATCTTTCACGGCGCAGACGCGCCGTGGCTGGATGCCGGATCTAGTCCGGCATGACGAAAATGGGCCTTTAGTCCTTGGAAAGCGACCTTATTGGCCGTCGATCGCCTTGCCGATGAAGGCGATGGCCTGCTGATAGACGCTTGCGGCGTTCCAGCCCTGGATAGCGGCATAATTCGCCTGCCCCTGCTGGTAACCCGCACCACGCTGCCAGCCATGGCCGACGAGGAAGTTGGCCGTAGAGGCCAGCGCATCGGCACGCGAACCGACGAGATCGACCCGTCCATCGCGGTCGAAATCCACACCGTAGCGCACGACATTCAATGGCAGGAACTGCGTCTGGCCGATTTCACCATGGGCAGCACCCTTGGCGTTGACGTTGAGCGAGCCGCTGCCGACGAGCTTCAGCGCCGCATAAAGCTGCTCGGTGAAATAATCCGAACGGCGGCAGTCGAAGGAGAGCGTTGCAACGGCGGAAAGCGTGTGCTGGTTACCCATGAAGCCGCCAAAGCCGGTTTCCATGCCCCAGATAGCCAGAAGCGGGCCGGCAGGAACGCCGTAAGCTCTCTCGATCGAAGCAAAGAGAGAGGCGTTGTTCTTCTTCATGGTCTTGCCGCGCGAAATGATCGTCTGACCGCCGCGCTTTTGCATGAACTGTTCGAAGGACAGCTTGAAGCTGTGCTGGCCGCGATCGGCGCGGATGGTCGCCTGATTGTAGGAGACGCCGGAGAAGGCACGGTCGAGCACCGAAGCGCTGACGCCGCGGCCCGCCGCTTCCTGCTTGAAGGCGCCGACCCAGGCATCGAAGCCTGCCGAAGTGTTGCCGCATTGCGCAGCCATAACCGGCGTCGCTGCCAAAACCGAGACCATGGCCACACCAGCCAGAATTGCCTTCATTGCCCGCATCAAAATCTGCCTTCGATATCCTTTGGGGAATTCATCCCGAGAACCAACACGTCGCCGTTGTAGGGGTTCGGGTGCCAAATTGTCTTTTGGCGGCTTAAATTGCCTTTCGGCAGCAAGGCCTGCAAATAAACTGGCCGTGATCGTCACCAATGGAAAACCCGTCTGCCCCACACAGAACAGACGGGTTATACTTAACGAACCTTAAAAAATCGTATCACGCAGCCGCCTTGCGGGGCTTGATGAGACCACGATTGACCAGGAGTTCGGCGATCTGGATGGCGTTAAGGGCAGCACCCTTGCGCAGATTGTCC
The Agrobacterium cucumeris DNA segment above includes these coding regions:
- a CDS encoding endonuclease/exonuclease/phosphatase family protein, which gives rise to MKKNGLLNSEKTALAANSSLPAFVMQSLRDHRQRQKAVQAAKDHSFPVIASYNVHKCVGRDRKFDPDRTSRVIQEIGADIIALQEADSRFGERTGLLDLARLERESGLIPVPVQAGVKAHGWHGNVVLFREGAVRDVHTLKLPGLEPRGALVVELDLKSGGTLRVIAAHFGLLRHSRAQQAKALIGLLEARNECATVLMGDLNEWRLGNGSSLNTFRDAFGALPPAVPSFPSNLPVLALDRIIANREGLVEQVEAHDSALARVASDHLPLKAAVRTDLLQA
- a CDS encoding lytic murein transglycosylase, coding for MRAMKAILAGVAMVSVLAATPVMAAQCGNTSAGFDAWVGAFKQEAAGRGVSASVLDRAFSGVSYNQATIRADRGQHSFKLSFEQFMQKRGGQTIISRGKTMKKNNASLFASIERAYGVPAGPLLAIWGMETGFGGFMGNQHTLSAVATLSFDCRRSDYFTEQLYAALKLVGSGSLNVNAKGAAHGEIGQTQFLPLNVVRYGVDFDRDGRVDLVGSRADALASTANFLVGHGWQRGAGYQQGQANYAAIQGWNAASVYQQAIAFIGKAIDGQ
- a CDS encoding efflux RND transporter permease subunit is translated as MNISRFFVDRPVFAGVLSILIVVAGLLGMRALPISEYPEVVPPSVVVRATYPGANPTVIAETVATPLEEQINGVEDMLYMGSQATSDGVLTLTVTFKLGTDPDKAQQLVQNRVSQAEPRLPAEVRALGITTVKSSPDFIMVVNLVSKTDAYDITYLRNYATLNVKDRLARIEGVGQVQVFGAGDYSMRVWLDPQKVAEHDLAASDVSDAIRQQNVQAAAGVIGASPSPNGVDLQLNVNAQGRLTTPEEFGNIIVKSGANGEITRLRDVARIELGAADYTLRSLLDGEPAVAVAVLQAPGSNAIEIADNVRATMDNLQLAMPDGVKYEIVYDTTKFVRSSIEKVVDTLLEAVGLVVLVVILFLQTWRASIIPLIAVPVSIIGTFAVMYAFGFSINALTLFGLVLAIGIVVDDAIVVVENVERNIENGLSPRDATYKAMREVSGPIIAIALVLVAVFVPLAFISGLSGQFYRQFALTIAISTVISAINSLTLSPALAALLLKEHGAPKDWLTRFMDKILGWFFRGFNRAFGAASNGYGKTVGGLVTRKSLVMIVYMALVAATYGMFTTVPSGFVPAQDKQYLIGFAQLPDGATLDRTENVIKRMSDIALETPGVSHAIAFPGLSINGFTIGSNSGIVFAVLDDFEKRKTPELSGNAIAMQLNQKYAGIQDAFIAMFPPPPVNGLGQTGGFKLQIEDRAGYGYQTLDEATKAVIGKAYQTPELAGIFSSYQINVPQLFADLDRAKAEQLGVSVSDVFQTLQIYLGSLYVNDFNAFGRTYSVRVQADSQFRAHAEDIGRLKVRSATGQMIPLSTLLKVDATTGPERTNRYNGFLAADINGGPAPGFSSGQAQAAMEKILAETLPAGVDYEWTDLTYQQILAGNSSIVVFPLALLLVYLVLAAQYESLTLPIAIILIVPLGVLAALTGVWLTGGDNNIFTQIGLVVLVGLSAKNAILIVEFARELEFEGRTPLQAAIEASRLRLRPILMTSLAFIMGVVPLVISTGAGAEMRAAMGVAVFSGMIGVTFFGIFMTPVFYVLVRKLAGNRPLIQHKQEEPANSDYKLEKAG
- the pdxY gene encoding pyridoxal kinase PdxY, yielding MQENTQGAVIVISSHVMRGSVGNRAAVFALETLGYPVWAVPTIVMPWHPGHGPSTRMRFQDDDFDKAMTDLENAKWVGEVKAVLTGYFGSASQVRSVARLIRNLKEKNPGLIYACDPVMGDLGGLYIPLETAEAIRDHLIPLATVATPNRYELAWMSGAELETNNAIMDAALALGPPKMLVTSAVPMMAGGTGNLYLSGRHALLAEHRAIENAPNGLGDLMSALFLARLLEGLDDEKALQLATASVFEILARTKKREMNELTLETDSSSLSTPMAMVQMRHLLHPSRSKRK
- a CDS encoding phospholipase D-like domain-containing protein, whose translation is MLDLVIAYWPHILAVLSILMGTVAAVHATMTKEEVRSALGWVGVIVLSPIVGAVIYAIAGINRIRRSNITQQRSFMQDEIMDRVARFDADAELVATRFGRRFEAMKTLGDRVTRHALTTGNTIEPLVTGDVAYAAMLEAIGEAKRSIILETYIFDNDRIGARFVSALEQAKLRGVEVRVLIDAVGARYSVPSILPTLRDRGIIADVFNGNVIMGLRLPYANLRTHRKILVVDGRIAFSGGMNIREGFTLEFGGEKQSHDTHFKITGPVVSDFFSIAAEDWRFTTKERLDTPVWDIAIPDGVPGSQIVARVSSSGPDKSIETSHKMLMGAFSVARSSILIMSPYFLPDRELISALITAARRGVVVDIIVPKSNNLVLVDRAMTAQFDQMLKNYCRIWRATGAFNHSKLLVIDERWTYIGSSNLDPRSLRLNFEIDLEVMDEAFAGVIGERIRDARATALPVRLSELNARPFVVRFVERVLWLASPYL
- a CDS encoding carbonic anhydrase, giving the protein MKDFPETLLNGYKNFMSGRYVDERERYRVLADTGQKPQTLFIACCDSRSAPETIFDCGPGELFVVRNVANMVPPFEPDGQYHATSAAIEYAVQVLKVKDIVVMGHGRCGGIQAALDPNLEPLSPGDFIGKWMNMVKSAAEQIQSNDVMTASERQTALERVSIRNSIANLRGFPFVKAQETAGKVKLHGAWFDISTGELWVMDGKTGDFRRPDL